GGCGAGATCTTCGACTTCTCCGTCAAACCCGAGAACGAGGCCGAGCGCGCCGAGGAAGTCCGCTCCGTCGACGTCAACTACCGCAATCTCGTCAACGACATCCGCGTCGGCGACACCGTGCTCGTCGACAACGGCCTCATCCGCCTCGAGGTCCTCGAAAAGAACGACACTCGCATCCGCTGCCGCGTGCTCACGCCCGGCGAGCTGAAGTCGCGCCGCCACATCAACCTCCCGGGCGTGCGGGTGAATCTCCCGTCGTTCACCGAAAAGGACCGCGGCGACACGCTCGTCGGCATCCAGGAAGGCATCGACTTCGTCGCCCTCTCCTTCGTCCGCGAAGCCAGCGACGTGCACGATCTCCGCACCTTCCTCAAGCAACACGGCTCCGCCGCGCGCATCGTCGCCAAGATCGAGGACCAGTCCGCCATCGAGCACCTCGAGGAAATCATCCGCGCCACCGACGTCCTCATGGTCGCGCGCGGCGACCTCGGCATCGAGATTCCGCTCCAGGATCTGCCCGTCGTCCAACGCCGCGCCGTCTCCATCTGCCTCGCCATCGGCCGCCCCGTCATCATCGCCACGCACATGCTCGAGTCGATGATCGGCCAGCCCATGCCGACCCGCGCCGAGATCACCGACGTCGCCAACGCCGTCTATGAACGCGCCGACTGCGTCATGCTCTCCGGCGAGACCACCGTCGGCAAATACCCGCTCGAGTGCGTCGCCGTGCTCGACAAGATCTCCCGCCGCATCGAGCAGGAGATGGCCGCCGACATCGAGGAACCCGCCGTCTTCATCGCCGAGCGCATGAAGCTCCTCCGCTCCGCCGTCATCATGGCGAACGAGCTGCCGAATTCCTCGCTCCTCTGCTTCACCCGTCGCGGCATCACCGCCGCCGGCCTCGCCGCGCACCGCCCGACCTGCGCGCCGATCCTCGCCGTGACCGATTCGATGGACACGCTGCGACACCTGAAAATCGTCCGCGGCGTCGAGCCCTACATCCTCCATCCCTTCGGCGATCCGGAGCGGACCCTCGAGCGCGCCGTCTCCGCCCTGCGCAAACTCGGCCGCCTCCGCGCTGGCGACAAGATCGTCATCGTCTCGGACATCACCACCGAGACACACCAGCGCGTCGACAGCATCCAGCTCCGCACTGTCGAGTGAGCCCGGAGTGGACGAGCGGTGACACACCGCTCGTCAACGATCTATCGACACCGCGCGCGGCGCGTGTTCAATCCGCCGGCATGTTACGCTGTGCGGTTCTGTTCACGCTTCTCGCCAGTCTGGCGCGCGCGGGCTTCATCGCGCCCGACGCGCTCGATTCCCTCCAAGTTGTCCCGCCGCCGCCTGCGCCCGACACCATCGTCGCCGAAGCCGAGCGCGCCACCCTCGCCCTCCTCGTGCAGAACCGCACGCCGGAACAGGTCGCCCTCGCCCGCCGCTGGGAGAAATACGACGTCTTCAAGATGGTGCAGCCTGTCCTCGGCGACTGGGCGAGCGCACAGACGCTCCCGAAACTCGCCGCCTTCATCAAGAACTCCACCGTCGAAACGCGCCCCTTCACCGACCGCGCCAAGAGCGCCTACGCGCGCCATCGTCCACATGAGGACAATCCCGCCCTGACCCTTGCCTTCGACAAGAAACCCGACGGTTCCTCCTATCCGAGCGGCCACGCCACCGCCGCCTGGCTGCACGCCACCCTGCTCGGCGCCGCGCTCCCGGACCACGCCGCTGAATTTCACCACCAAGCCGAACTCGTGTGCCTCAGCCGTCTTTACGGCGGCGCGCATTACCCGAGCGACGTCGTGGCGGGCCATCACCTCGGCGCCGCGATCGCCGCCGCCATGCTGAAGTCCCCCGAGACCCAGCACGCCCTCGAGGAAATCCGTGCCGAGCTCGCCGCCGCGATCGCCGCGCACCAGAAGGCCGCGTGAGGTGGCCCAGGTAGCCCGCGCTCTCCGAGCGCGGGTTCAGGGTAACTTCTTCGGCTCGCTCCATTCGGGACGTCCAACGCACGCCGCGACAGGGCGGTTGCCCTCAACCGCTCACGCGGCGCATCGCACGGTCAGTCGCCGATCCGCGCGAACCGCACCGCGCGCTGCCCGCCGACCTCGACGATCTCGCTCCACATCCCCGCCGGCCGCACCCATGTCCCGCGCTCGCCGTAGAGCGCCTGATAAACCACGAGCGGCTCCAGCGTCTCCGAATGCCGCGCGAGCCCGAGCACGCGATACTCGTTGCCCTTGTAGTGGCGGTAGAGTCCAGGCTTCGGCTCACTCGGCAGCGGCGGCAGATCGTTCATCACCGCCAATCCACCGCGCTCCTCGCCGCGGCGCAAGCCTCCCCGTCAGCCGGCGAAAGTTCTAAACGAGCAACATTGCTCGATCGCGCCGTCTCGCACTCGTGCGTCGCGCGTTCATGCTCCGAGCCAAAGCCGTCCACCAAACGACGCCACTCGCGCCGTCATGAACGACGCAAGCCCCGCTTGCCTCTCGGCCCTTTCTGTCCTCTGTCTAGTGTTCTCCGTCCTCCGACATGGCCAACGCTCCCATTCCCGTCACCGTCCTCACCGGCTTCCTCGGCGCCGGCAAAACCACGCTGCTCAACCGCATCCTCACCGAGCAGCACGGCAAAAAGATCGCCGTCATCGAAAACGAATTCGGCGAAGTCGGCGTCGACAACCAGCTCGTCATCCAGAGCGACGAGGAAATCTTCGAGATGAACAACGGCTGCATCTGCTGCACCGTGCGCGGCGACCTCCTCCGCATTCTCACGCGCCTCATGAAGCGCAAGGACCGCCTCGACGCCATCCTCATCGAGACCACCGGCCTCGCCAACCCCGCGCCCGTCGCGCAGACCTTCTTCACCGATCCGGAAATGCGCGAGCAGTTCTCCCTCGACGGCATCGTCACCGTCGTCGACGCGAAACACATCCTGCTCCACCTCGACGACTCGCCTGAAGCGCTCAAGCAAGTCGCCTTCGCCGACGTCATCCTGCTCAACAAGACTGACCTCATCACGCCCGCCGAGCTCGACGCACTCGAGCAGCGCCTGAAACGCATCAACGCCGTCGCCAAAGTCTACCGCGCGCAAAACGCCGCCGTCCCCATCGACCGCGTGCTCAACCTCGGCGGCTTCAAACTCGAGCGCGCCGTCGAAGTCGATCCGCAGTTCCTCGAGATGGAATATCCCTTCGAATGGGCCGGCGGCTATGAACTCACCGCCGGCGAACACGAACTCGAGATCGGCCACGATCCTGCCGAAGCCGACGAACACGACTGCGGCCACGACCACGATCACGGCGACCACGCGCATCACCACCACGGCGAACACGATCACGAGTGCGGCCCCGACTGCGGCCACAACCACAACGAACTCGACGTCGTCGTCGTGCCTGTGAAGTCCTTCGCCGAACCCGACGTCACCGCGGCGATCAACGCGACGGTTCAAACCTTTTCCGACTGGGAAAACATCGTGCTCCCCGGCGAGTCGCTCGCCGTCGGCCCGAAACTCAACCGCCTCAAGCTCGCGAACGAATACGGCAAATTCCGCCTCTCGATTCCCGCCACCGGGCGCTACCTGCTCTTCACCGCCCACGACGTCCCCACGCACTTCTACGCCCGCAACGGCTCCGGCGCGCCCGCCGACGACCCGCACGGCGCCGGCTTCCTCCGTTACGCGTGGGACCGCACCTTCCGCCACGAACACTCGCACGACGAAGCCGTCTCCTCCGTCGGCATCAGCGTCCCCGGCGACCTCGACGGCAAGAAGCTCAACGACTGGATCAGCGAACTCCTCCGCACCAAAGGCGGCGACATCTACCGCATGAAAGGCGTGCTCTGCGTGAAGGGCACGAACAAGCGCCTCGTCTTCCAAGGCGTGCACATGCTCTTCGACGCGAAGTTCGACCGCGAGTGGCAGCGCGACGAGAACCGCACGAACACCCTCGTTTTCATCGGCAAAAACCTCGACCGCGCCGCGCTGACCGAAGGCTTCAAAGCCTGCCTCGCGTAAACGGATCGCCCGCTTCGATTCCGCCTCGCTCGTAGCGGCAAGCGCCCGCGAGCCGACGCCCCCTGTAGGAGCCTGCTTGCAGGCGACCCTCGAGCCCCCTCGCGCCGATTGACGTTGAATGTTGAGCTTCAAGGCGAGCGCCGCACCCGCGCGGCTCGCTGGCGACCGCACCCGCGCGGCTCTCGTCACTGATTTTGCGGCTGCCGTCACAACAAGGTTGGTGATCCCCCGCGCATGCGTTGCGCTCTCGATCGCCCACGCGCGCCTGAACGGGATTGCCCTCCCGCGCCGCGCCAGGCACTTCCCCTTGCCAATGAACCGCGCCGCCTCCGCGCCCAGTCGGCCGCTGCTCGCCTTCGTGCTGCTCCTCGCCGTCGGCGGCCTCTCCGCGCTCATCTACGGCGTCGCCGGCGACCGCAGCGGCATGAGCCTGCTCGCCGACACCGGCGCGCGCATCGAGGTGCTCCCCGATCCCGCGCATCACTTCGCGTGGCCCGCCGTGCGGGACGAGCTGGGCTGGCACGCCTTTCAATCGCGCGACTACATCCACGCCGGCCTCGGCGAAGCCGTCTGGGTGCGCATCACGCTCGCCAACCCCACCGCGCAACCGATCCGCGGCGTGCTTGCCGACCCGGATTTCATCGCCGACGAAATCCAGTTGTGGGCACCGGAGGCGACCGCGCCGGATGGCTGGAGCCACGCGCGCACCGGCCAATCCGTGCCGGCCGCCGAGAAACCGACGTGGGGCCGCGCCGCCGCCTTCCCGGTCGAGCTGCCGCCGCACAGCGCGGGCACGCTCTACCTGCGCGCAGCGGATCATTTCTCGACCTGGCTCCAACTCCAATGGTGGCCCGAGCAACGCGCGTTCCACGCCGCGCAACTGCGCGCGACGCTGGCCGACGCGCTCTACTTCGGCATCCTCGCCGCGCTGCTCATCTACAACAGCGTGCTCTGGTCGCGCCTCCGGCATCGCGACCTCGGCTACTACCTCGCCTACCTCGGCTCGTTCGCGTTCTTCATGGTCCTCGCGCGCGCACAGGATCAGGTCGTCGGCGCCGCCGTGCCCACGCCGATCTATGAAACGCTCGTCGCGGGCTCCCTCGCGGCGAGCGCGTTCTTCTTCGTCGGCTTCGCGCGGGAGTTCCTGCAATTCGCCGAACTCGCGCCGCGCTTCGACCGCCTCGCGCGCGCGCTGCTCTGGTTGAACGCCGGCCTCGGGCTCGGCGCGCTCTCCATCCTCGGCAACGCGAGTCCGGCGTGGATGCATGTCGTGCTCGCCGTCGGCGTCGCCACGCACGGCACGATCATGGCTGGCGCCATCATCGTCTGGCGCGCGGGTGCGGCGCATGCACGCTACTTCGCGCTCTCGTTCGGCGCGCTCCTGCTCGGCGGTCTTCCGATGGCGGTCCAATGGCTGCTCGCGATCCCCTTCGGCAACGCCTTCCTCGGCGCCCTCTTCGGCTCCGCCCTCGAAATGCTCCTGCTCTCGCTCGCGCTCGCCGACCGTTTCGCGCGCCTCCAGCGCGAGCACTACGAAGCCCGCCTCGCTGAGGAAACCGTGCGGCTCGAGGCGCTCCGTTATCAGCTCAACCCGCACTTCCTCTTCAACGCGCTCAACTCCATCTACGGCCTCGTGCTCCCGCACTCCGCCGCCGCCGGCGATCTCGTGCGCCGACTCTCCGATTTCTGCCGCAGCACGCTCATGCGCCCGCGCGGCTCGTGGCAGACGCTGGCCGACGAACTCGCCATGCTCCGCAGCTACCTCGACATCGAGCAGGCGCGCTGGCGCGAGAATCTCGTCATCGCCACCGATTTCGATCCCGCCGCCGACGCCTTCCAGATTCCGCCCTTCCTGCTCCTCCCGCTCGTCGAAAACGCCATCAAGCACGGCGGCGCCACCAGCCCGCGCGTGCTCACGCTCCGCCTCGCCACCCGGCGCGAGCCCGACGGCGGACTGACGCTCACCGTGATCAACAGCGGCGAATGGCAACCCGAGGACTCGCCGCCGCGCGCCTCTGCCGCGCCCTTCCGCGCCTCCACCGGCACCGGCCTCGCCAATCTCCGCGAGCGCCTCACGCGCGCC
This window of the Candidatus Didemnitutus sp. genome carries:
- the pyk gene encoding pyruvate kinase, with product MTPVPFRRTKIIATLGPATESEAMLTQLMEAGVDVVRLNMAHATHDWTRAIIRRIREVSRQCGREVAIMMDIKGPEIRTGDVALPIELKAGEIFDFSVKPENEAERAEEVRSVDVNYRNLVNDIRVGDTVLVDNGLIRLEVLEKNDTRIRCRVLTPGELKSRRHINLPGVRVNLPSFTEKDRGDTLVGIQEGIDFVALSFVREASDVHDLRTFLKQHGSAARIVAKIEDQSAIEHLEEIIRATDVLMVARGDLGIEIPLQDLPVVQRRAVSICLAIGRPVIIATHMLESMIGQPMPTRAEITDVANAVYERADCVMLSGETTVGKYPLECVAVLDKISRRIEQEMAADIEEPAVFIAERMKLLRSAVIMANELPNSSLLCFTRRGITAAGLAAHRPTCAPILAVTDSMDTLRHLKIVRGVEPYILHPFGDPERTLERAVSALRKLGRLRAGDKIVIVSDITTETHQRVDSIQLRTVE
- a CDS encoding phosphatase PAP2 family protein, which codes for MLRCAVLFTLLASLARAGFIAPDALDSLQVVPPPPAPDTIVAEAERATLALLVQNRTPEQVALARRWEKYDVFKMVQPVLGDWASAQTLPKLAAFIKNSTVETRPFTDRAKSAYARHRPHEDNPALTLAFDKKPDGSSYPSGHATAAWLHATLLGAALPDHAAEFHHQAELVCLSRLYGGAHYPSDVVAGHHLGAAIAAAMLKSPETQHALEEIRAELAAAIAAHQKAA
- a CDS encoding DUF1653 domain-containing protein; this encodes MNDLPPLPSEPKPGLYRHYKGNEYRVLGLARHSETLEPLVVYQALYGERGTWVRPAGMWSEIVEVGGQRAVRFARIGD
- a CDS encoding GTP-binding protein, yielding MANAPIPVTVLTGFLGAGKTTLLNRILTEQHGKKIAVIENEFGEVGVDNQLVIQSDEEIFEMNNGCICCTVRGDLLRILTRLMKRKDRLDAILIETTGLANPAPVAQTFFTDPEMREQFSLDGIVTVVDAKHILLHLDDSPEALKQVAFADVILLNKTDLITPAELDALEQRLKRINAVAKVYRAQNAAVPIDRVLNLGGFKLERAVEVDPQFLEMEYPFEWAGGYELTAGEHELEIGHDPAEADEHDCGHDHDHGDHAHHHHGEHDHECGPDCGHNHNELDVVVVPVKSFAEPDVTAAINATVQTFSDWENIVLPGESLAVGPKLNRLKLANEYGKFRLSIPATGRYLLFTAHDVPTHFYARNGSGAPADDPHGAGFLRYAWDRTFRHEHSHDEAVSSVGISVPGDLDGKKLNDWISELLRTKGGDIYRMKGVLCVKGTNKRLVFQGVHMLFDAKFDREWQRDENRTNTLVFIGKNLDRAALTEGFKACLA
- a CDS encoding histidine kinase, with translation MNRAASAPSRPLLAFVLLLAVGGLSALIYGVAGDRSGMSLLADTGARIEVLPDPAHHFAWPAVRDELGWHAFQSRDYIHAGLGEAVWVRITLANPTAQPIRGVLADPDFIADEIQLWAPEATAPDGWSHARTGQSVPAAEKPTWGRAAAFPVELPPHSAGTLYLRAADHFSTWLQLQWWPEQRAFHAAQLRATLADALYFGILAALLIYNSVLWSRLRHRDLGYYLAYLGSFAFFMVLARAQDQVVGAAVPTPIYETLVAGSLAASAFFFVGFAREFLQFAELAPRFDRLARALLWLNAGLGLGALSILGNASPAWMHVVLAVGVATHGTIMAGAIIVWRAGAAHARYFALSFGALLLGGLPMAVQWLLAIPFGNAFLGALFGSALEMLLLSLALADRFARLQREHYEARLAEETVRLEALRYQLNPHFLFNALNSIYGLVLPHSAAAGDLVRRLSDFCRSTLMRPRGSWQTLADELAMLRSYLDIEQARWRENLVIATDFDPAADAFQIPPFLLLPLVENAIKHGGATSPRVLTLRLATRREPDGGLTLTVINSGEWQPEDSPPRASAAPFRASTGTGLANLRERLTRAYGPAATLTTAADDGWVTLTLRLPSPLHS